In Spiroplasma litorale, a single genomic region encodes these proteins:
- the truB gene encoding tRNA pseudouridine(55) synthase TruB — protein MNESGIFLIDKPKGITSNNLIQKLKAKFKIDKIGHAGTLDPMARGLMVVLVNQATKISNYLLSSDKRYIVTMDFFTKTDTMDITGTVVETQNFEKIDKKLIKEMIEKYDGYMYEQYPPMYSATKLEGKKLYEYARAGKEVEIKPKTVTIKKCTLIDFDQKNGKLSLDVSCSKGTYIRSLITDMAESIGFLATMSSLNRVECGKFSINDAKTIEEVEEKDIISVYDSLMLNGHSLVEYHKKSDILQGRTIELNGINFPFIFIIDNNKEVIAIYKHIAQNIYKCQRGLWSNIDQSLLTDAEKEGLND, from the coding sequence ATGAATGAATCTGGTATTTTTTTAATAGATAAACCTAAAGGTATTACATCAAATAATTTAATACAAAAGTTGAAAGCAAAATTTAAAATAGATAAAATAGGTCATGCAGGAACGCTTGACCCAATGGCTCGTGGATTAATGGTTGTCTTAGTAAATCAAGCTACCAAAATATCAAATTACCTATTAAGCAGCGATAAAAGATATATCGTAACAATGGACTTTTTTACAAAAACAGATACCATGGACATAACTGGAACCGTAGTTGAAACTCAAAACTTTGAAAAAATTGATAAAAAACTTATAAAAGAAATGATTGAAAAATATGATGGTTATATGTACGAACAATACCCACCAATGTATTCTGCAACAAAATTAGAGGGTAAAAAACTTTATGAATATGCAAGAGCTGGAAAAGAAGTAGAGATAAAACCTAAAACAGTCACAATAAAAAAATGTACACTAATTGATTTTGATCAAAAAAATGGAAAGTTAAGTCTTGATGTTTCATGTAGTAAGGGAACGTATATAAGAAGTTTAATTACTGATATGGCTGAAAGTATTGGTTTTTTAGCTACTATGTCTTCTTTGAACAGAGTGGAATGTGGTAAGTTTAGCATAAATGATGCAAAAACAATTGAAGAGGTTGAAGAGAAAGATATCATATCAGTATATGATAGTTTAATGTTGAATGGTCATAGTTTAGTTGAATATCATAAAAAAAGTGATATTCTTCAAGGGAGAACTATTGAGTTGAACGGCATTAATTTTCCTTTCATTTTTATTATTGATAATAATAAAGAAGTTATTGCAATTTATAAACATATTGCTCAAAACATTTACAAGTGTCAAAGAGGACTATGAAGTAATATTGATCAAAGTTTATTGACAGATGCTGAAAAAGAAGGATTGAATGATTAA
- a CDS encoding nucleotidyl transferase family protein, which translates to MIKIETDFNVKDDLSILNKNYVACIGFFDGIHKYHKKIILKTKKLAKKFNYGWTIITFSKKISNFILNRDEYLYKSHIRYDFFEKEYNPDFLIEIQVNKKTILVDKDEFCNFLFNILHIRKIVIGEDFKFGHNKKGSIDDLNNFFGKNNIFVYKRNKKVSSSLIKDYLKKGCIRKINKILGDKFRITITYVKKTNKYFISSTSIKIKDGWYLILINNIKTKVFLKNNYILNQNATLVAFFYFLINIYIIWYNKKVFLHCLDQTLKSLLCIYI; encoded by the coding sequence ATGATTAAAATTGAAACTGATTTTAATGTTAAAGACGATTTAAGTATACTAAATAAAAACTATGTTGCGTGTATTGGTTTTTTTGATGGAATACATAAATACCATAAAAAAATTATTTTGAAAACAAAGAAATTGGCAAAAAAGTTTAATTATGGATGAACTATAATAACTTTTTCAAAAAAAATAAGTAATTTCATTCTTAATAGAGATGAATATCTATATAAATCTCATATTAGGTATGATTTTTTTGAAAAAGAGTATAATCCAGACTTCTTAATTGAAATACAAGTCAACAAAAAAACTATTTTAGTTGATAAAGATGAATTTTGTAATTTTTTATTTAATATTTTACATATAAGAAAAATTGTTATAGGTGAGGATTTCAAATTCGGACATAATAAAAAAGGTAGTATTGATGATTTAAATAATTTTTTTGGAAAAAACAATATATTTGTATATAAAAGAAATAAAAAAGTTTCTTCTTCATTAATTAAAGATTATTTAAAAAAAGGTTGTATTAGAAAAATTAATAAAATTTTAGGCGATAAATTTAGAATAACAATAACTTATGTTAAGAAAACAAATAAGTATTTTATAAGTAGTACGAGTATAAAAATAAAAGATGGGTGATATTTAATATTAATTAATAATATTAAAACAAAAGTGTTTTTAAAAAATAATTATATATTAAATCAAAATGCAACTTTAGTTGCATTTTTTTATTTCCTAATAAATATTTATATTATTTGATATAATAAAAAAGTGTTTTTACATTGTCTTGATCAAACCCTAAAATCATTACTTTGTATTTACATTTAA
- the rpsO gene encoding 30S ribosomal protein S15, with translation MVSKEEKIEIIKNFGTDKNDTGSAEVQIAILTKDIQNLTEHLNLHKKDITSRRSLLKKVAQRRHLLNFLLRKNVNRYKSIIEKLNIRK, from the coding sequence ATGGTATCAAAAGAGGAAAAAATTGAAATAATTAAGAATTTCGGAACTGATAAAAATGACACAGGTAGTGCAGAAGTTCAAATAGCTATTCTTACTAAAGATATTCAAAATCTTACTGAACATTTAAATTTACATAAAAAAGACATTACTTCAAGAAGAAGTTTATTGAAAAAAGTTGCTCAAAGAAGACACTTGCTTAATTTCTTATTGAGAAAAAATGTAAATAGATATAAAAGTATTATTGAAAAATTAAACATAAGAAAATAA
- the miaA gene encoding tRNA (adenosine(37)-N6)-dimethylallyltransferase MiaA, which yields MKPIVVIVGPTASGKTDLSIKIAKKFNGECINADSTQIFKGTDIATNKISIEEMQGIKHHMISIKEVNENYSVAEFQKEARVIIDNLLKEDIMPIVVGGTGLYINALIMNYNFNNKDHINNYSEQFSNLDNESLWKVLYKIDEKEANKIHPNNRYRVLRALEINELNSRNKSSIIKDNKSYYYKNIIIIGLDPIRNELYDKINDRVLNLIEKGLFEEIIEAYEKCSKNELSQALKCIGGPEIIKYINNQISYPESIELMQKNNRHYARRQLTWFKNQLKDVNWFEYTYDDFENICEKILLFLKNKLLD from the coding sequence ATGAAGCCGATAGTTGTAATTGTAGGACCGACTGCAAGTGGTAAAACTGATTTGTCTATAAAAATAGCAAAAAAATTTAATGGAGAATGTATAAACGCAGATTCAACACAAATTTTTAAAGGTACTGACATTGCAACAAACAAAATATCAATTGAGGAAATGCAAGGAATAAAACACCATATGATTTCAATAAAAGAAGTTAATGAAAATTATTCTGTTGCGGAATTTCAAAAAGAAGCAAGAGTTATAATTGATAATTTATTAAAGGAAGACATAATGCCAATTGTTGTTGGGGGAACTGGCCTTTACATAAATGCTTTAATAATGAATTATAACTTTAATAATAAAGATCATATAAATAATTATTCAGAACAGTTTAGTAATTTAGATAATGAGAGCTTATGAAAAGTTTTATATAAAATTGATGAGAAAGAAGCCAATAAAATACATCCTAATAATAGATATAGAGTTTTAAGGGCGTTAGAAATAAACGAATTAAATAGTAGAAATAAATCAAGTATTATTAAAGATAATAAAAGTTATTATTATAAAAATATTATAATAATTGGATTAGACCCAATTCGAAATGAATTGTATGATAAAATTAACGATAGGGTCTTGAATTTGATTGAAAAGGGATTGTTTGAAGAAATTATTGAGGCATATGAAAAATGCTCAAAAAATGAATTATCTCAAGCCCTTAAATGTATTGGTGGTCCTGAAATAATTAAATACATTAATAATCAAATATCATACCCTGAATCAATTGAATTAATGCAAAAAAATAATAGACATTATGCACGAAGACAACTGACTTGATTTAAAAACCAGTTAAAAGATGTTAATTGATTTGAATATACATATGATGATTTTGAAAACATATGTGAAAAAATTTTGCTTTTTTTAAAAAATAAATTGTTAGATTAG
- a CDS encoding MurR/RpiR family transcriptional regulator, whose product MVSVYERIENIVKDNKNTTFKIIGKQILSDWHLGIFKTQYEISESCFVSLATVTQFAKACLCEGYKELIIRLRVEYEQRMQTQQVGESMQDIEKSKIINEIYSWIENNNEFIEKLVKKIKSTKKLWICPSSQAIYSCKYLEDILTNAGKDVKLVDLSVSLEMARSREFKGELILVILSGRDTETLDRTIEYLLNFKNDLFIITTPNNIYELSDEQQANSMVINFKDNNFLYKYRAYALITLFLKVSESF is encoded by the coding sequence ATGGTTTCTGTATATGAAAGAATAGAAAATATAGTTAAAGACAATAAAAATACAACTTTTAAAATAATAGGAAAACAAATATTAAGTGATTGACATTTAGGAATATTTAAAACTCAGTATGAAATTTCAGAGTCTTGTTTTGTTTCGCTTGCAACTGTAACTCAGTTTGCTAAAGCTTGTTTATGTGAAGGTTATAAAGAATTAATAATAAGACTTAGAGTTGAATACGAACAAAGAATGCAAACACAACAAGTTGGCGAAAGCATGCAAGATATTGAGAAATCTAAAATCATAAATGAAATATATTCATGAATTGAAAATAATAATGAATTTATCGAAAAATTAGTTAAAAAAATTAAATCAACTAAAAAACTATGAATTTGTCCTTCGTCACAAGCTATTTATTCATGCAAATATCTTGAAGATATTTTAACAAACGCAGGAAAAGATGTAAAGCTTGTTGATTTATCAGTTAGCTTAGAAATGGCTAGATCTAGAGAATTTAAAGGAGAACTTATCCTTGTTATTTTATCAGGTAGAGATACAGAAACATTAGATAGAACAATAGAATACTTATTAAATTTTAAAAATGATCTATTTATAATCACAACACCAAATAATATTTATGAATTATCAGATGAGCAACAAGCAAATTCAATGGTTATAAATTTCAAAGATAATAATTTTTTATATAAATATAGAGCATACGCACTTATTACATTGTTTTTAAAAGTATCTGAATCATTTTAG
- a CDS encoding DxFTY motif-containing membrane protein: MRIFKNFSDCKTPFFKSLLFITVESIIPGLLIWFLIGYDFSYSFKNNLPNPKALYIFLVLFFYFIYSFVTTTIFYYSKFHKADNFTYSLTITICLIMLYIIGIFIVNESFWIFVKFIIIFATAILFLPISVFITMFFNNLVIKKNEEYDQMLLAYKNGEIIPTNKLIKAQRYSKFIINREQKKEELEKFKKSLEEKLEEKIKENELKKKEKEKNINLKLDKKEEKQRLKEIEKNSKFKK, translated from the coding sequence ATGAGAATATTCAAAAATTTCAGTGATTGTAAAACACCATTTTTTAAAAGTTTATTATTTATAACTGTTGAATCTATAATACCAGGACTATTAATATGATTTTTAATAGGATATGACTTTTCATATTCTTTTAAAAACAATCTCCCAAATCCTAAGGCATTATATATATTCTTAGTTTTATTTTTTTATTTTATATATTCTTTTGTAACTACAACAATTTTTTATTACTCAAAGTTTCATAAGGCAGATAATTTTACATATTCATTAACTATTACAATTTGTTTAATAATGTTATACATTATTGGTATATTCATAGTTAATGAATCTTTTTGAATATTTGTTAAATTCATAATTATTTTTGCAACTGCAATTTTATTTTTACCAATTTCAGTTTTTATTACGATGTTTTTTAATAATCTAGTTATCAAGAAAAATGAAGAATACGATCAAATGCTTTTAGCATATAAAAATGGTGAAATAATACCTACAAACAAACTTATCAAGGCACAAAGATACAGCAAATTTATAATTAATAGAGAGCAGAAAAAAGAAGAGTTAGAAAAATTTAAAAAGAGTTTAGAAGAAAAACTTGAAGAAAAAATTAAAGAAAACGAACTCAAAAAAAAAGAAAAGGAAAAAAATATAAATTTAAAACTTGATAAAAAAGAAGAAAAACAAAGATTAAAAGAAATTGAAAAAAATAGTAAATTTAAAAAGTAA
- a CDS encoding phosphotransferase, with amino-acid sequence MEKNTYIGLTNKIKVKNDLIIKNYKIKKNDYLDKKNEFEVLNVLKSIDQNVIIKAEKMVLKKTKLISYFKILEGYLNLSNVEIEDFHVRKVTELINSFHKIKDERINSLKQFNYKSTLDYFYKKIKKPFFNLDKYYKNIVLKIDTVKGLKKVLSHNDLVPGNIMFKDDDFILIDYDFITLNDKFFDYASFITETLNDNEENIKIFINQLIKKRMILLDKSELDKLNFVIKYQDLLWTLWANYMYENKGDEIYKEIYSNKFDRLKNRKPITF; translated from the coding sequence ATGGAAAAAAATACATATATTGGTTTAACAAACAAAATAAAGGTAAAGAATGATTTAATTATTAAAAATTACAAAATTAAAAAAAATGATTACTTAGATAAAAAAAATGAATTTGAAGTATTGAATGTTTTAAAAAGTATTGACCAAAATGTAATAATAAAAGCAGAAAAAATGGTATTAAAAAAAACAAAATTAATTTCTTATTTTAAAATTTTAGAAGGATATTTAAATTTATCAAATGTAGAAATTGAAGACTTTCATGTTAGGAAGGTAACTGAATTGATAAATTCTTTTCACAAAATAAAAGATGAAAGAATTAACTCATTAAAACAATTTAATTATAAAAGTACTTTAGATTATTTTTATAAAAAAATAAAAAAACCTTTTTTTAATTTAGATAAATACTATAAAAATATAGTTTTAAAAATTGACACTGTTAAGGGATTAAAAAAGGTTTTGTCTCACAATGATTTAGTTCCTGGAAACATAATGTTCAAAGACGATGATTTTATTCTAATTGATTATGATTTTATTACACTTAATGATAAATTTTTTGATTATGCAAGTTTTATAACTGAAACACTTAATGATAATGAAGAAAATATAAAAATATTTATAAATCAATTAATAAAAAAAAGAATGATATTGCTTGATAAAAGCGAATTAGATAAATTAAATTTTGTTATTAAATATCAAGATTTATTATGAACTTTATGAGCTAATTATATGTATGAGAACAAAGGAGATGAAATATATAAAGAAATTTACTCAAATAAATTTGATAGACTTAAAAATAGAAAACCTATTACTTTTTAA
- the rdgB gene encoding RdgB/HAM1 family non-canonical purine NTP pyrophosphatase, with the protein MDIVLATNNKNKIKEFKSLLNVNNLYSLKDMGIDEELPENGNTFIDNALQKARYVANITNKIVIADDSGLSICNLNNFPGVHSARWALPIEDYKIINEMILKKMSNNNLNSIDQRKSYFTCVIAFVDPINNVEKTFEGRLSGYISFKQKGSQGFGYDTIFSICNSDLTLAEMSFEEKNKLSHRKIACDKFIDFFKNYS; encoded by the coding sequence TTGGACATTGTTTTAGCAACTAATAATAAAAATAAAATTAAAGAATTTAAAAGTTTATTAAATGTTAATAATCTATATAGTTTAAAAGACATGGGGATTGATGAAGAATTACCCGAAAATGGTAATACATTTATAGATAATGCATTACAAAAAGCAAGGTATGTTGCAAATATTACAAATAAAATTGTTATTGCAGATGATTCAGGTTTATCTATTTGTAATTTAAATAATTTTCCAGGTGTTCATTCAGCGAGATGAGCTCTTCCTATAGAAGATTATAAAATAATTAATGAAATGATATTAAAAAAAATGTCTAACAATAATTTAAATTCTATTGATCAAAGAAAATCTTATTTCACTTGTGTCATAGCTTTTGTAGATCCGATCAATAATGTTGAAAAAACATTTGAAGGTCGATTAAGTGGTTATATATCATTTAAACAAAAAGGTTCACAAGGGTTTGGTTATGATACAATATTTTCTATATGCAATAGTGATTTAACACTTGCAGAAATGTCTTTTGAAGAAAAAAATAAACTATCCCATAGAAAAATTGCTTGTGATAAATTTATAGATTTTTTTAAAAATTATAGTTAA
- a CDS encoding tRNA (cytidine(34)-2'-O)-methyltransferase, whose translation MKMRKVNIVLFEPEIAANVGAIMRTCALIDAKLHLIEPFGFIFDKRNFARTSANNFEACEYERYDDLNDFFDKVKPNKSFFLTRYGKKPLSSFNFNEINEEVYLFFGKESTGLPLNLLKNNINHCFRFPMVDNGRSLNISNCVGIASYEVLRQWDYLNLSKVEVEKGSDYIEKIDSN comes from the coding sequence ATTAAAATGAGAAAAGTTAATATAGTTTTATTTGAACCTGAAATTGCAGCAAATGTTGGTGCAATTATGAGAACTTGCGCACTCATTGATGCTAAATTACATTTAATTGAACCATTTGGTTTTATATTTGATAAAAGAAATTTTGCAAGAACAAGTGCTAATAATTTTGAAGCTTGTGAGTATGAAAGATATGATGATTTAAATGATTTTTTTGATAAAGTTAAACCTAATAAATCTTTTTTTTTGACGAGATACGGAAAAAAACCTTTAAGTAGTTTTAATTTTAATGAAATAAATGAAGAAGTATACTTATTCTTTGGTAAAGAATCTACTGGGCTACCATTAAATTTACTTAAAAATAATATTAATCATTGTTTTAGATTCCCTATGGTTGATAATGGAAGAAGTTTAAACATCTCAAATTGTGTTGGTATTGCTTCATATGAAGTTTTAAGACAATGAGACTACTTAAATTTAAGTAAAGTTGAAGTTGAAAAAGGTTCAGATTATATAGAAAAAATAGATAGCAATTAA
- a CDS encoding DEAD/DEAH box helicase, giving the protein MSFEKFGFKKFINDAIVEIGFKEPTGIQNKVIPLLKKYSSVIAQSHTGTGKTHAFLLPVINNIKQQEKKVQCLIITPTRELARQIFNNTKELLKFNNDINVSMFVGGEDFEKHTNSLLDKQPQIVIGTPSRLKKLYEENYLKLTTSNYVIIDECDMIFDLGFIDEVDFLLSKINKECNISLFSATLNNELKPFLKKYLKNAHYINNLENLSTNKNIEHILIWTRNKDNKEVIRILTEKINPYVCIIFVNKKEEIKSIVNWFKEFKIDNFTELHGDLDPRQRVIIQKRIKNMDFKWIIASDVAARGIDIDGVSHIISVNLPNDLNYYIHRSGRTGRNKYEGISYVLHNSDNQDKINKLKTKNISFTNMKLVNGELIKIEQKQKKQPKENSALATETSKIINKYKSKKIKPGYKKKRKLEIETFKKQLKRKHIKESIEKIKKAKYIKRREDLFEE; this is encoded by the coding sequence ATGAGTTTTGAAAAGTTTGGATTTAAAAAATTTATAAATGATGCAATTGTCGAAATTGGTTTTAAAGAACCAACAGGAATACAAAATAAAGTAATACCTTTATTAAAAAAATATTCTTCTGTAATTGCTCAATCTCATACAGGTACTGGTAAAACTCATGCTTTTTTGTTACCTGTTATAAATAATATAAAACAACAAGAAAAAAAAGTTCAGTGTTTAATAATAACACCAACAAGAGAACTTGCAAGACAAATTTTTAACAACACAAAAGAATTGTTAAAATTTAATAATGATATAAATGTTTCAATGTTTGTTGGTGGAGAAGATTTTGAAAAACACACTAATTCTTTATTAGATAAACAACCACAAATTGTAATTGGAACCCCTTCAAGACTTAAAAAATTATATGAAGAAAATTATTTAAAATTAACAACTTCAAATTATGTAATTATTGATGAATGTGATATGATATTTGACCTTGGTTTTATAGATGAAGTAGATTTTTTATTATCAAAGATCAACAAAGAATGCAATATATCTTTATTTTCTGCAACTTTAAATAATGAATTAAAACCTTTTTTAAAAAAATATCTAAAAAATGCACACTACATAAATAATTTAGAAAATTTATCAACTAACAAAAATATAGAACATATATTAATATGAACTAGAAATAAAGATAATAAGGAAGTTATTAGAATTTTAACAGAAAAAATAAATCCCTATGTTTGTATTATTTTTGTAAATAAAAAAGAGGAAATTAAAAGTATTGTAAACTGATTTAAAGAGTTCAAGATTGATAATTTTACAGAATTGCATGGTGATTTAGATCCAAGGCAAAGAGTAATAATACAAAAAAGAATAAAAAATATGGATTTTAAATGAATTATAGCAAGTGACGTTGCTGCTAGAGGAATTGACATTGATGGTGTAAGTCACATAATTTCTGTTAATTTACCAAATGATTTAAATTATTATATTCATCGTAGTGGGAGAACAGGAAGAAATAAATATGAAGGAATAAGTTATGTTCTTCATAATTCTGATAACCAAGATAAAATTAATAAATTAAAAACTAAAAATATTTCTTTTACAAATATGAAATTAGTAAACGGTGAATTGATAAAAATCGAACAAAAACAAAAAAAACAACCCAAAGAAAACTCAGCACTTGCGACTGAGACAAGTAAAATAATAAACAAATATAAATCAAAAAAAATTAAACCAGGTTACAAAAAAAAGCGTAAACTTGAAATAGAAACATTTAAAAAACAGTTAAAAAGAAAACACATTAAAGAATCAATTGAAAAAATTAAAAAAGCAAAATACATAAAAAGAAGAGAAGATTTATTTGAAGAATAA
- a CDS encoding AAA family ATPase, with amino-acid sequence MEISERIEKLLKEVSYQVYEKETIFKLAMLALLGEESIFLLGKPGIAKSLISRRMKFVISGGTNFEYLMSKFSTPEEIYGPIDLRLLKDGKYVRVVDGYLPSANIGFLDEIWKAGPSIQNTLLTIINEKIFRNGGVDIKVPLKLLISASNELPAEGEGLEALFDRFLIRYVATGLTNKDNFEQLLDGESSLDVEVDPNLQITLEELNAWRKQLKEVRLSRKVLDFIHYFRNKLHRDTNGEAYISDRRWKKISGLIKTSAFYNGRAQADIPDLFIIPYCIWDNVDQEEKYKNIFTSAFLEQFGLEWRTEKNNLLNQLDVINSQIGQIEAQFLRLTPFDNPFKNKLTGTYYLINFTDGGSEHKCCFISAADWNKMRNLPSENFQMDLHFGPNQMKYVGTQKTLVRAYKADQILFVNENKKYQLNNESSMEYNNQIKNLGMQLKEFEAKYKELSFKMLSEYKKYTQMKCIFFNDEYNKRIAEAFDSKLKEDSQQLDNSQINNNSEMSAIS; translated from the coding sequence ATGGAAATTAGCGAAAGAATTGAAAAATTATTGAAGGAAGTATCTTACCAGGTTTATGAAAAAGAAACCATTTTTAAATTAGCAATGTTAGCATTGTTAGGTGAAGAATCAATATTTTTACTTGGAAAACCAGGTATTGCCAAATCACTTATTTCACGTAGAATGAAATTTGTTATTTCAGGTGGTACAAATTTTGAGTACTTAATGAGTAAGTTTTCAACACCAGAAGAAATATATGGTCCAATTGATTTAAGACTTTTAAAAGATGGTAAATATGTAAGAGTTGTTGACGGATATCTTCCATCAGCAAATATAGGATTTTTAGATGAAATTTGAAAAGCAGGACCAAGTATACAAAATACATTACTTACTATAATAAATGAAAAAATATTCAGAAATGGTGGAGTTGATATCAAAGTTCCACTTAAACTATTAATCTCAGCTTCAAATGAATTACCTGCTGAAGGTGAAGGGCTTGAAGCTCTATTTGATAGATTTTTAATTCGTTATGTTGCAACAGGACTAACTAATAAAGATAACTTCGAACAATTACTTGATGGGGAATCATCTCTAGATGTAGAAGTTGACCCAAATCTTCAAATTACTTTAGAAGAATTAAATGCATGAAGAAAACAGTTAAAAGAAGTTAGATTAAGTAGAAAAGTACTTGATTTTATTCACTACTTTAGAAATAAATTACATAGAGATACAAATGGTGAAGCTTATATATCAGATAGACGTTGAAAAAAAATATCTGGTTTAATAAAAACAAGTGCATTTTATAATGGTAGAGCACAAGCCGATATACCTGATTTATTTATAATTCCATATTGCATTTGAGATAATGTAGATCAAGAAGAAAAGTATAAGAATATATTTACATCTGCATTTCTTGAACAATTTGGTTTAGAATGAAGAACTGAAAAAAATAATTTATTAAACCAACTTGATGTAATTAATTCACAAATTGGACAAATTGAAGCTCAATTTTTAAGATTAACACCATTTGACAATCCCTTCAAAAATAAATTAACTGGGACTTATTATTTAATTAACTTTACTGATGGAGGTAGTGAACATAAATGTTGTTTCATTTCAGCGGCAGATTGAAATAAAATGCGAAATTTACCTTCAGAGAACTTTCAAATGGATTTACATTTTGGACCTAATCAAATGAAATATGTAGGTACACAAAAAACGTTGGTACGTGCATATAAAGCAGACCAAATTTTATTTGTTAATGAAAACAAAAAATATCAATTAAATAATGAAAGTTCAATGGAATACAATAATCAAATTAAAAATTTAGGTATGCAACTAAAAGAATTTGAAGCAAAGTATAAAGAACTATCATTTAAGATGTTATCAGAGTATAAAAAATATACTCAAATGAAATGTATATTTTTTAATGACGAATACAATAAAAGAATTGCAGAAGCCTTCGATTCAAAGCTTAAAGAGGATAGTCAACAATTAGATAATTCTCAAATTAATAACAATTCTGAAATGAGTGCTATAAGTTAA